The genomic region TCTTCTAACGTATATTCATCTACAAAGTCTCTAACACGTCTCTTCTTCACTGCCAATTTTTCTAAAGCTGGAATATCTATCTCAACGTTAAAGTGTCCAGAGTTTGAAACAATAGCTCCATCTTTCATAACCTTGAAATGTTCTTCTCTGATGACATTTACGTTTCCTGTAACTGTGCAGAAGAAGTCTCCAAGTTTTGCAGCTTCTATCATTGGCATTACTCTGAAGCCGTCCATTCTTGCTTCAATAGCTTTTATGGGGTCAACTTCTGTGACTATAACTTCTGCTCCCATTCCTTTTGCTCTCATTGCTACGCCTTTTCCACACCAGCCATAGCCAGCAACAACGAAAATGGAACCGGAAAGGAGTCTGTTGGTAGCTCTTAAGATTGCATCTATAGTTGATTGTCCTGTTCCGTATCTATTATCAAAAAGATGTTTAGTAAGTGCTTCGTTTACAGCAATCACAGGATATTTTAAAGCTTTATCCTTTGCCATTGCCTTTAGTCTTATGACTCCTGTTGTCGTCTCTTCTGTTCCACCAATGACATTTTCTATAAGTTCAGGACATTCTTTATGAAGTGTTGAAATAAGATCTGCTCCGTCGTCCACCGTGATATTTGGCTCTTTTGATAAGACGGCTTTTATATGTTCGTAATAAGTCTTTTCATCTTCACCTTTTAT from Desulfurobacteriaceae bacterium harbors:
- the ahcY gene encoding adenosylhomocysteinase; protein product: IKGEDEKTYYEHIKAVLSKEPNITVDDGADLISTLHKECPELIENVIGGTEETTTGVIRLKAMAKDKALKYPVIAVNEALTKHLFDNRYGTGQSTIDAILRATNRLLSGSIFVVAGYGWCGKGVAMRAKGMGAEVIVTEVDPIKAIEARMDGFRVMPMIEAAKLGDFFCTVTGNVNVIREEHFKVMKDGAIVSNSGHFNVEIDIPALEKLAVKKRRVRDFVDEYTLEDGRRIYLLVEGRLVNLSAAEGHPASVMDMSFANQALSCEYLVKDGKSLEPNVYVVPGHIDRQVAELKLKAMGIEIDELTPEQIEYLNSWEMGT